The following proteins come from a genomic window of Andrena cerasifolii isolate SP2316 chromosome 6, iyAndCera1_principal, whole genome shotgun sequence:
- the LOC143370162 gene encoding uncharacterized protein LOC143370162 isoform X1, whose amino-acid sequence MAGKMAAAESKHDIVSCYETVKGNVSTITLHREIECYRFRLLDLIYYLTSVSLFFIDIATDSIVFMQYFLQGQFIWGCFALSFTILPAAVIQMFSLRWYHSDGSIKAIHWLLHFLFLGVLHRYLILLYATIYSLRSKPFAKDKNWVYRQESDICMLHLFGSFMGAAPQLILQLYVMAVLHRTPLWTSLSAVVSFCSLSWAIGTYTKAMHKINPGHHKATWVALAVQGLWRAGMLISRIAVLVLTAVCLREWFLLFLGKCTSELTQKLLALKIDLCLSHGAHSSPNVTGLHWLFMSVWVILQNTDFCPTVWEERIYNCIIGLIYCFDFFNLRAGKSRYRVLIFYSILVTENITCLVVYVLCFKDAIKREEIATVTSLIAGGMMIGLSSMLFYYGKVHPSKMNGGTATDTDKRPEMVVANQVVTPRSFKQYYPNSTCSVEHSQGPGSEEVTTDKQSLLTNIVQNSECAENGIINQTCKIENESKSAAIGVAAECESAHSNFSKDESSPSLNALSKSPLAVSDGAREYLEIENECNDATEKDIHRQKRRGICLPTTHGLDMDIDKDVPAKDSTVCNSSASSQKRRGMCFSNQLILEMEMEKDVDGKVLIDKELISEVSVKRDGGKLEERPLGKACDQLNGIGIAVLRDRLKTPTMFNDACEKVSETEKLTKELQQRDETMSCVTSIHDYENVCPLGVARPPWCIRSWKGYTDIETYIHDDSVVRDRRRDTLTSTTTGTTYSSEFSDTTCASSVLRGILKQDDYLDTLAYDLIDPRELRALYSEDVFAKRSCDVDEQNATLYIAKPVVIDDKGGMFALDTILEEHDEVPAEEKLEYKYTRPGCGSVSTLVSTIDQIRRYTADNSPRHVYHTTGAQWEDIDPKDLIKRAQLTKALFKNDLKDTAAYNRNYINRLEEPKLEPESRIVRGKCEIDAIRDLVKYCTIESIKNTPLIDAILSDSPILGNKGKLQSQVSIAYRRDESDSRENDLYVEMSPLVPVENVKVVHNNLSETLVSSNVIDPDKDKDTGANVSINSNAGDAKKAEAFCDGKRKKAINYPKRKFSLLKEKFESKSQLVYVVTPNNAIKIGQSAGSPDSDASKRNVSVIFKKTSDVSTRHDKENLAPAPLLHVNRMINVPHDRSQISREKTDTISEDDKSLCNTDLNLKERRHIFLEQVLSPPKLLTWSKRKSFVGSAVKK is encoded by the exons ATGGCCGGGAAGATGGCGGCGGCAGAGTCAAAACATGATATTGTATCGTGCTACGAAACTGTGAAAGGAAACGTATCGACGATAACATTGCACAGAGAAATAGAATGCTACCGGTTCAGATTGCTAGACTTAATTTACTACTTGACTTCTGTCAGTCTTTTTTTCATCGACATAGCAACAG ataGTATTGTATTTatgcaatattttttacaaggccaatttatTTGGGGATGCTTTGCTTTGAGTTTCACAATTCTACCCGCAGCCGTTATTCAAATGTTTAGCTTGAGATGGTATCACAGCGATGGCTCTATTAAAGCTATACATTGGTTATTACACTTTCTCTTCTTGGGAGTGTTGCACag GTATTTGATTTTACTTTACGCTACGATATATTCGTTAAGAAGCAAACCTTTTGCGAAGGATAAGAATTGGGTGTATAGACAGGAGAGCGATATATGCATGTTGCACTTGTTTGGGTCATTCATGGGGGCCGCTCCGCAATTAATATTGCAGCTGTACGTTATGGCAGTCTTACATCGTACACCATTGTGGACAA GTTTGTCCGCCGTAGTGTCCTTTTGCTCGTTAAGCTGGGCTATAGGCACGTATACTAAAGCGATGCACAAAATAAATCCTGGTCATCACAAGGCAACGTGGGTAGCATTGGCTGTTCAGGGCCTTTGGCGAGCTGGAATGCTGATATCCAGAATAGCTGTTTTGGTTTTAACGGCAGTCTGCTTGAGGGAATGGTTTTTATTGTTTCTTGGTAAGTGTACGAGTGAACTAACACAGAAATTACTTGCTCTGAAAATAGATTTATGTCTTTCACACGGTGCACATTCCTCTCCAAATGTTACAGGACTCCATTGGCTATTTATGAGCGTTTGGGTAATTCTCCAAAACACAGACTTCTGCCCCACTGTATGGGAGGAGCGTATTTATAATTGTATCATAGGATTAATTTATTGCTTCGACTTTTTTAATTTACGCGCAGGGAAATCGCGGTATAGAGTACTCATATTTTATTCTATCCTCGTGACCGAGAACATAACGTGTTTAGTCGTTTACGTGTTATGCTTTAAAGACGCGATTAAGCGCGAGGAAATCGCGACAGTGACGAGCCTGATAGCTGGAGGTATGATGATCGGATTGTCGAGTATGCTGTTCTATTACGGCAAGGTTCATCCGTCAAAGATGAACGGAGGTACAGCCACAGACACCGATAAGAGGCCCGAGATGGTTGTAGCCAATCAAGTTGTTACTCCCAGATCGTTCAAGCAGTATTATCCGAATTCGACGTGCTCCGTTGAGCATTCTCAGGGGCCTGGATCCGAGGAAGTCACCACAGACAAGCAATCCTTGTTAACGAACATCGTACAGAATTCGGAATGCGCGGAGAACGGTATTATCAATCAAACTTGTAAAATCGAAAACGAATCAAAGAGCGCTGCCATTGGCGTTGCAGCGGAGTGCGAGTCGGCGCATAGCAACTTTTCTAAGGACGAGAGTAGCCCCTCGTTGAACGCGCTATCGAAAAGCCCACTGGCCGTGTCGGACGGTGCTCGTGAGTATCTTGAAATTGAGAATGAGTGCAACGATGCCACCGAGAAGGATATCCATCGTCAGAAGCGCAGAGGTATTTGTCTGCCGACCACGCATGGTTTGGATATGGACATAGACAAAGACGTACCGGCCAAGGATTCGACCGTTTGCAACTCGTCGGCCTCGTCGCAGAAGAGACGAGGCATGTGTTTCTCGAACCAGCTGATCCTCGAGATGGAGATGGAGAAGGACGTGGATGGAAAGGTTTTGATCGATAAGGAATTGATATCGGAGGTAAGCGTGAAGCGCGATGGAGGGAAATTGGAGGAGCGTCCTCTCGGCAAAGCTTGCGACCAGCTGAACGGTATCGGTATTGCGGTGTTAAGGGATAGACTAAAGACCCCGACCATGTTCAACGACGCCTGCGAGAAGGTCTCGGAAACGGAGAAGCTGACGAAAGAGTTGCAGCAAAGGGACGAAACGATGAGTTGCGTTACTTCGATACATGACTACGAGAACGTCTGTCCCCTTGGTGTTGCCAGGCCACCTTGGTGTATTCGTAGCTGGAAAGGATACACGGACATTGAGACTTACATCCACGACGACAGTGTGGTCAGGGACAGAAGACGGGATACTTTAACAAGTACGACCACCGGGACAACTTACAGCTCCGAGTTCTCCGACACGACTTGCGCTAGCTCGGTGCTCAGGGGAATTCTCAAGCAAGATGATTATCTTGACACGCTCGCGTACGACTTGATCGATCCCCGGGAATTAAGAGCGCTCTACAGCGAGGATGTGTTCGCGAAAAGGAGTTGCGACGTTGACGAGCAGAACGCCACCCTTTATATCGCGAAACCGGTAGTGATAGACGACAAAGGCGGCATGTTCGCGCTGGATACCATTCTGGAGGAGCACGACGAGGTGCCCGCGGAGGAGAAGTTGGAGTATAAGTATACTCGACCGGGCTGCGGTTCCGTTAGCACTCTGGTCAGCACGATAGATCAGATCAGAAGGTACACGGCCGACAATTCACCGAGGCACGTGTACCACACCACGGGCGCCCAGTGGGAGGATATCGATCCCAAGGATTTGATAAAGAGAGCGCAGCTCACGAAAGCGCTGTTCAAGAACGATCTCAAGGACACTGCTGCCTACAACAGGAATTACATTAATCGGTTGGAGGAGCCAAAATTGGAGCCGGAGTCCCGCATCGTTCGCGGGAAATGTGAGATAGACGCGATCCGAGACTTGGTTAAATATTGTACGATCGAATCGATTAAGAACACACCGTTGATAGACGCGATACTCTCGGATTCACCGATTCTGGGGAACAAAGGGAAGCTACAGAGCCAGGTCTCTATCGCGTATCGAAGAGACGAGTCCGACTCGAGGGAAAACGATTTGTACGTCGAGATGAGTCCTTTGGTACCTGTTGAAAACGTTAAAGTTGTACATAATAATTTATCCGAGACTCTTGTATCTTCTAATGTCATAGACCCTGATAAAGATAAAGATACTGGCGCGAATGTGTCGATCAATTCGAATGCCGGCGATGCGAAGAAGGCGGAAGCGTTTTGCGATGGTAAACGTAAGAAAGCGATCAATTATCCGAAACGAAAGTTCTCTCTGTTAAAGGAGAAATTCGAGTCAAAGTCGCAGCTGGTTTACGTTGTTACTCCGAACAACGCTATTAAAATAGGACAGTCAGCTGGTTCCCCCGATTCGGATGCATCGAAGAGAAACGTGtcggtaatttttaaaaagacctCGGATGTTTCAACCAGACACGATAAAGAGAATTTGGCACCAGCCCCTTTGCTTCACGTTAACCGTATGATAAATGTTCCGCATGATAGATCTCAAATCAGTCGAGAGAAGACCGACACGATTTCCGAGGACGACAAGTCTCTGTGCAATACCgacttaaatttaaaagaaagaagGCATATATTTCTGGAGCAAGTTCTATCACCTCCGAAACTTTTAACTTGGAGCAAAAGAAAATCGTTCGTCGGATCCGCCGTGAAAAAGTAG
- the LOC143370162 gene encoding uncharacterized protein LOC143370162 isoform X2 encodes MAGKMAAAESKHDIVSCYETVKGNVSTITLHREIECYRFRLLDLIYYLTSVSLFFIDIATDSIVFMQYFLQGQFIWGCFALSFTILPAAVIQMFSLRWYHSDGSIKAIHWLLHFLFLGVLHRYLILLYATIYSLRSKPFAKDKNWVYRQESDICMLHLFGSFMGAAPQLILQLYVMAVLHRTPLWTSLSAVVSFCSLSWAIGTYTKAMHKINPGHHKATWVALAVQGLWRAGMLISRIAVLVLTAVCLREWFLLFLGLHWLFMSVWVILQNTDFCPTVWEERIYNCIIGLIYCFDFFNLRAGKSRYRVLIFYSILVTENITCLVVYVLCFKDAIKREEIATVTSLIAGGMMIGLSSMLFYYGKVHPSKMNGGTATDTDKRPEMVVANQVVTPRSFKQYYPNSTCSVEHSQGPGSEEVTTDKQSLLTNIVQNSECAENGIINQTCKIENESKSAAIGVAAECESAHSNFSKDESSPSLNALSKSPLAVSDGAREYLEIENECNDATEKDIHRQKRRGICLPTTHGLDMDIDKDVPAKDSTVCNSSASSQKRRGMCFSNQLILEMEMEKDVDGKVLIDKELISEVSVKRDGGKLEERPLGKACDQLNGIGIAVLRDRLKTPTMFNDACEKVSETEKLTKELQQRDETMSCVTSIHDYENVCPLGVARPPWCIRSWKGYTDIETYIHDDSVVRDRRRDTLTSTTTGTTYSSEFSDTTCASSVLRGILKQDDYLDTLAYDLIDPRELRALYSEDVFAKRSCDVDEQNATLYIAKPVVIDDKGGMFALDTILEEHDEVPAEEKLEYKYTRPGCGSVSTLVSTIDQIRRYTADNSPRHVYHTTGAQWEDIDPKDLIKRAQLTKALFKNDLKDTAAYNRNYINRLEEPKLEPESRIVRGKCEIDAIRDLVKYCTIESIKNTPLIDAILSDSPILGNKGKLQSQVSIAYRRDESDSRENDLYVEMSPLVPVENVKVVHNNLSETLVSSNVIDPDKDKDTGANVSINSNAGDAKKAEAFCDGKRKKAINYPKRKFSLLKEKFESKSQLVYVVTPNNAIKIGQSAGSPDSDASKRNVSVIFKKTSDVSTRHDKENLAPAPLLHVNRMINVPHDRSQISREKTDTISEDDKSLCNTDLNLKERRHIFLEQVLSPPKLLTWSKRKSFVGSAVKK; translated from the exons ATGGCCGGGAAGATGGCGGCGGCAGAGTCAAAACATGATATTGTATCGTGCTACGAAACTGTGAAAGGAAACGTATCGACGATAACATTGCACAGAGAAATAGAATGCTACCGGTTCAGATTGCTAGACTTAATTTACTACTTGACTTCTGTCAGTCTTTTTTTCATCGACATAGCAACAG ataGTATTGTATTTatgcaatattttttacaaggccaatttatTTGGGGATGCTTTGCTTTGAGTTTCACAATTCTACCCGCAGCCGTTATTCAAATGTTTAGCTTGAGATGGTATCACAGCGATGGCTCTATTAAAGCTATACATTGGTTATTACACTTTCTCTTCTTGGGAGTGTTGCACag GTATTTGATTTTACTTTACGCTACGATATATTCGTTAAGAAGCAAACCTTTTGCGAAGGATAAGAATTGGGTGTATAGACAGGAGAGCGATATATGCATGTTGCACTTGTTTGGGTCATTCATGGGGGCCGCTCCGCAATTAATATTGCAGCTGTACGTTATGGCAGTCTTACATCGTACACCATTGTGGACAA GTTTGTCCGCCGTAGTGTCCTTTTGCTCGTTAAGCTGGGCTATAGGCACGTATACTAAAGCGATGCACAAAATAAATCCTGGTCATCACAAGGCAACGTGGGTAGCATTGGCTGTTCAGGGCCTTTGGCGAGCTGGAATGCTGATATCCAGAATAGCTGTTTTGGTTTTAACGGCAGTCTGCTTGAGGGAATGGTTTTTATTGTTTCTTG GACTCCATTGGCTATTTATGAGCGTTTGGGTAATTCTCCAAAACACAGACTTCTGCCCCACTGTATGGGAGGAGCGTATTTATAATTGTATCATAGGATTAATTTATTGCTTCGACTTTTTTAATTTACGCGCAGGGAAATCGCGGTATAGAGTACTCATATTTTATTCTATCCTCGTGACCGAGAACATAACGTGTTTAGTCGTTTACGTGTTATGCTTTAAAGACGCGATTAAGCGCGAGGAAATCGCGACAGTGACGAGCCTGATAGCTGGAGGTATGATGATCGGATTGTCGAGTATGCTGTTCTATTACGGCAAGGTTCATCCGTCAAAGATGAACGGAGGTACAGCCACAGACACCGATAAGAGGCCCGAGATGGTTGTAGCCAATCAAGTTGTTACTCCCAGATCGTTCAAGCAGTATTATCCGAATTCGACGTGCTCCGTTGAGCATTCTCAGGGGCCTGGATCCGAGGAAGTCACCACAGACAAGCAATCCTTGTTAACGAACATCGTACAGAATTCGGAATGCGCGGAGAACGGTATTATCAATCAAACTTGTAAAATCGAAAACGAATCAAAGAGCGCTGCCATTGGCGTTGCAGCGGAGTGCGAGTCGGCGCATAGCAACTTTTCTAAGGACGAGAGTAGCCCCTCGTTGAACGCGCTATCGAAAAGCCCACTGGCCGTGTCGGACGGTGCTCGTGAGTATCTTGAAATTGAGAATGAGTGCAACGATGCCACCGAGAAGGATATCCATCGTCAGAAGCGCAGAGGTATTTGTCTGCCGACCACGCATGGTTTGGATATGGACATAGACAAAGACGTACCGGCCAAGGATTCGACCGTTTGCAACTCGTCGGCCTCGTCGCAGAAGAGACGAGGCATGTGTTTCTCGAACCAGCTGATCCTCGAGATGGAGATGGAGAAGGACGTGGATGGAAAGGTTTTGATCGATAAGGAATTGATATCGGAGGTAAGCGTGAAGCGCGATGGAGGGAAATTGGAGGAGCGTCCTCTCGGCAAAGCTTGCGACCAGCTGAACGGTATCGGTATTGCGGTGTTAAGGGATAGACTAAAGACCCCGACCATGTTCAACGACGCCTGCGAGAAGGTCTCGGAAACGGAGAAGCTGACGAAAGAGTTGCAGCAAAGGGACGAAACGATGAGTTGCGTTACTTCGATACATGACTACGAGAACGTCTGTCCCCTTGGTGTTGCCAGGCCACCTTGGTGTATTCGTAGCTGGAAAGGATACACGGACATTGAGACTTACATCCACGACGACAGTGTGGTCAGGGACAGAAGACGGGATACTTTAACAAGTACGACCACCGGGACAACTTACAGCTCCGAGTTCTCCGACACGACTTGCGCTAGCTCGGTGCTCAGGGGAATTCTCAAGCAAGATGATTATCTTGACACGCTCGCGTACGACTTGATCGATCCCCGGGAATTAAGAGCGCTCTACAGCGAGGATGTGTTCGCGAAAAGGAGTTGCGACGTTGACGAGCAGAACGCCACCCTTTATATCGCGAAACCGGTAGTGATAGACGACAAAGGCGGCATGTTCGCGCTGGATACCATTCTGGAGGAGCACGACGAGGTGCCCGCGGAGGAGAAGTTGGAGTATAAGTATACTCGACCGGGCTGCGGTTCCGTTAGCACTCTGGTCAGCACGATAGATCAGATCAGAAGGTACACGGCCGACAATTCACCGAGGCACGTGTACCACACCACGGGCGCCCAGTGGGAGGATATCGATCCCAAGGATTTGATAAAGAGAGCGCAGCTCACGAAAGCGCTGTTCAAGAACGATCTCAAGGACACTGCTGCCTACAACAGGAATTACATTAATCGGTTGGAGGAGCCAAAATTGGAGCCGGAGTCCCGCATCGTTCGCGGGAAATGTGAGATAGACGCGATCCGAGACTTGGTTAAATATTGTACGATCGAATCGATTAAGAACACACCGTTGATAGACGCGATACTCTCGGATTCACCGATTCTGGGGAACAAAGGGAAGCTACAGAGCCAGGTCTCTATCGCGTATCGAAGAGACGAGTCCGACTCGAGGGAAAACGATTTGTACGTCGAGATGAGTCCTTTGGTACCTGTTGAAAACGTTAAAGTTGTACATAATAATTTATCCGAGACTCTTGTATCTTCTAATGTCATAGACCCTGATAAAGATAAAGATACTGGCGCGAATGTGTCGATCAATTCGAATGCCGGCGATGCGAAGAAGGCGGAAGCGTTTTGCGATGGTAAACGTAAGAAAGCGATCAATTATCCGAAACGAAAGTTCTCTCTGTTAAAGGAGAAATTCGAGTCAAAGTCGCAGCTGGTTTACGTTGTTACTCCGAACAACGCTATTAAAATAGGACAGTCAGCTGGTTCCCCCGATTCGGATGCATCGAAGAGAAACGTGtcggtaatttttaaaaagacctCGGATGTTTCAACCAGACACGATAAAGAGAATTTGGCACCAGCCCCTTTGCTTCACGTTAACCGTATGATAAATGTTCCGCATGATAGATCTCAAATCAGTCGAGAGAAGACCGACACGATTTCCGAGGACGACAAGTCTCTGTGCAATACCgacttaaatttaaaagaaagaagGCATATATTTCTGGAGCAAGTTCTATCACCTCCGAAACTTTTAACTTGGAGCAAAAGAAAATCGTTCGTCGGATCCGCCGTGAAAAAGTAG
- the LOC143370162 gene encoding uncharacterized protein LOC143370162 isoform X4, with the protein MALLKLYIGYYTFSSWECCTGLSAVVSFCSLSWAIGTYTKAMHKINPGHHKATWVALAVQGLWRAGMLISRIAVLVLTAVCLREWFLLFLGKCTSELTQKLLALKIDLCLSHGAHSSPNVTGLHWLFMSVWVILQNTDFCPTVWEERIYNCIIGLIYCFDFFNLRAGKSRYRVLIFYSILVTENITCLVVYVLCFKDAIKREEIATVTSLIAGGMMIGLSSMLFYYGKVHPSKMNGGTATDTDKRPEMVVANQVVTPRSFKQYYPNSTCSVEHSQGPGSEEVTTDKQSLLTNIVQNSECAENGIINQTCKIENESKSAAIGVAAECESAHSNFSKDESSPSLNALSKSPLAVSDGAREYLEIENECNDATEKDIHRQKRRGICLPTTHGLDMDIDKDVPAKDSTVCNSSASSQKRRGMCFSNQLILEMEMEKDVDGKVLIDKELISEVSVKRDGGKLEERPLGKACDQLNGIGIAVLRDRLKTPTMFNDACEKVSETEKLTKELQQRDETMSCVTSIHDYENVCPLGVARPPWCIRSWKGYTDIETYIHDDSVVRDRRRDTLTSTTTGTTYSSEFSDTTCASSVLRGILKQDDYLDTLAYDLIDPRELRALYSEDVFAKRSCDVDEQNATLYIAKPVVIDDKGGMFALDTILEEHDEVPAEEKLEYKYTRPGCGSVSTLVSTIDQIRRYTADNSPRHVYHTTGAQWEDIDPKDLIKRAQLTKALFKNDLKDTAAYNRNYINRLEEPKLEPESRIVRGKCEIDAIRDLVKYCTIESIKNTPLIDAILSDSPILGNKGKLQSQVSIAYRRDESDSRENDLYVEMSPLVPVENVKVVHNNLSETLVSSNVIDPDKDKDTGANVSINSNAGDAKKAEAFCDGKRKKAINYPKRKFSLLKEKFESKSQLVYVVTPNNAIKIGQSAGSPDSDASKRNVSVIFKKTSDVSTRHDKENLAPAPLLHVNRMINVPHDRSQISREKTDTISEDDKSLCNTDLNLKERRHIFLEQVLSPPKLLTWSKRKSFVGSAVKK; encoded by the exons ATGGCTCTATTAAAGCTATACATTGGTTATTACACTTTCTCTTCTTGGGAGTGTTGCACag GTTTGTCCGCCGTAGTGTCCTTTTGCTCGTTAAGCTGGGCTATAGGCACGTATACTAAAGCGATGCACAAAATAAATCCTGGTCATCACAAGGCAACGTGGGTAGCATTGGCTGTTCAGGGCCTTTGGCGAGCTGGAATGCTGATATCCAGAATAGCTGTTTTGGTTTTAACGGCAGTCTGCTTGAGGGAATGGTTTTTATTGTTTCTTGGTAAGTGTACGAGTGAACTAACACAGAAATTACTTGCTCTGAAAATAGATTTATGTCTTTCACACGGTGCACATTCCTCTCCAAATGTTACAGGACTCCATTGGCTATTTATGAGCGTTTGGGTAATTCTCCAAAACACAGACTTCTGCCCCACTGTATGGGAGGAGCGTATTTATAATTGTATCATAGGATTAATTTATTGCTTCGACTTTTTTAATTTACGCGCAGGGAAATCGCGGTATAGAGTACTCATATTTTATTCTATCCTCGTGACCGAGAACATAACGTGTTTAGTCGTTTACGTGTTATGCTTTAAAGACGCGATTAAGCGCGAGGAAATCGCGACAGTGACGAGCCTGATAGCTGGAGGTATGATGATCGGATTGTCGAGTATGCTGTTCTATTACGGCAAGGTTCATCCGTCAAAGATGAACGGAGGTACAGCCACAGACACCGATAAGAGGCCCGAGATGGTTGTAGCCAATCAAGTTGTTACTCCCAGATCGTTCAAGCAGTATTATCCGAATTCGACGTGCTCCGTTGAGCATTCTCAGGGGCCTGGATCCGAGGAAGTCACCACAGACAAGCAATCCTTGTTAACGAACATCGTACAGAATTCGGAATGCGCGGAGAACGGTATTATCAATCAAACTTGTAAAATCGAAAACGAATCAAAGAGCGCTGCCATTGGCGTTGCAGCGGAGTGCGAGTCGGCGCATAGCAACTTTTCTAAGGACGAGAGTAGCCCCTCGTTGAACGCGCTATCGAAAAGCCCACTGGCCGTGTCGGACGGTGCTCGTGAGTATCTTGAAATTGAGAATGAGTGCAACGATGCCACCGAGAAGGATATCCATCGTCAGAAGCGCAGAGGTATTTGTCTGCCGACCACGCATGGTTTGGATATGGACATAGACAAAGACGTACCGGCCAAGGATTCGACCGTTTGCAACTCGTCGGCCTCGTCGCAGAAGAGACGAGGCATGTGTTTCTCGAACCAGCTGATCCTCGAGATGGAGATGGAGAAGGACGTGGATGGAAAGGTTTTGATCGATAAGGAATTGATATCGGAGGTAAGCGTGAAGCGCGATGGAGGGAAATTGGAGGAGCGTCCTCTCGGCAAAGCTTGCGACCAGCTGAACGGTATCGGTATTGCGGTGTTAAGGGATAGACTAAAGACCCCGACCATGTTCAACGACGCCTGCGAGAAGGTCTCGGAAACGGAGAAGCTGACGAAAGAGTTGCAGCAAAGGGACGAAACGATGAGTTGCGTTACTTCGATACATGACTACGAGAACGTCTGTCCCCTTGGTGTTGCCAGGCCACCTTGGTGTATTCGTAGCTGGAAAGGATACACGGACATTGAGACTTACATCCACGACGACAGTGTGGTCAGGGACAGAAGACGGGATACTTTAACAAGTACGACCACCGGGACAACTTACAGCTCCGAGTTCTCCGACACGACTTGCGCTAGCTCGGTGCTCAGGGGAATTCTCAAGCAAGATGATTATCTTGACACGCTCGCGTACGACTTGATCGATCCCCGGGAATTAAGAGCGCTCTACAGCGAGGATGTGTTCGCGAAAAGGAGTTGCGACGTTGACGAGCAGAACGCCACCCTTTATATCGCGAAACCGGTAGTGATAGACGACAAAGGCGGCATGTTCGCGCTGGATACCATTCTGGAGGAGCACGACGAGGTGCCCGCGGAGGAGAAGTTGGAGTATAAGTATACTCGACCGGGCTGCGGTTCCGTTAGCACTCTGGTCAGCACGATAGATCAGATCAGAAGGTACACGGCCGACAATTCACCGAGGCACGTGTACCACACCACGGGCGCCCAGTGGGAGGATATCGATCCCAAGGATTTGATAAAGAGAGCGCAGCTCACGAAAGCGCTGTTCAAGAACGATCTCAAGGACACTGCTGCCTACAACAGGAATTACATTAATCGGTTGGAGGAGCCAAAATTGGAGCCGGAGTCCCGCATCGTTCGCGGGAAATGTGAGATAGACGCGATCCGAGACTTGGTTAAATATTGTACGATCGAATCGATTAAGAACACACCGTTGATAGACGCGATACTCTCGGATTCACCGATTCTGGGGAACAAAGGGAAGCTACAGAGCCAGGTCTCTATCGCGTATCGAAGAGACGAGTCCGACTCGAGGGAAAACGATTTGTACGTCGAGATGAGTCCTTTGGTACCTGTTGAAAACGTTAAAGTTGTACATAATAATTTATCCGAGACTCTTGTATCTTCTAATGTCATAGACCCTGATAAAGATAAAGATACTGGCGCGAATGTGTCGATCAATTCGAATGCCGGCGATGCGAAGAAGGCGGAAGCGTTTTGCGATGGTAAACGTAAGAAAGCGATCAATTATCCGAAACGAAAGTTCTCTCTGTTAAAGGAGAAATTCGAGTCAAAGTCGCAGCTGGTTTACGTTGTTACTCCGAACAACGCTATTAAAATAGGACAGTCAGCTGGTTCCCCCGATTCGGATGCATCGAAGAGAAACGTGtcggtaatttttaaaaagacctCGGATGTTTCAACCAGACACGATAAAGAGAATTTGGCACCAGCCCCTTTGCTTCACGTTAACCGTATGATAAATGTTCCGCATGATAGATCTCAAATCAGTCGAGAGAAGACCGACACGATTTCCGAGGACGACAAGTCTCTGTGCAATACCgacttaaatttaaaagaaagaagGCATATATTTCTGGAGCAAGTTCTATCACCTCCGAAACTTTTAACTTGGAGCAAAAGAAAATCGTTCGTCGGATCCGCCGTGAAAAAGTAG